From the Campylobacter volucris genome, the window TATCATAGAAAATCCATTAAGCGAAAAACGCCAAGCTGAAGTAGATGCAATTCGTGAAAAAATGGAAGCTGAAGGCAAAGGAAGATATGAAATTCAACATGCGTTAATGCCTTATGAATTACAAGCTAAATTTAAAGCACCAAATCAAAGAATAGGAGTTGATTATGAGTAGAAAATTAACAATAAGAGCATTTAAATATAATCCATTGAGTAAAATTTCTAAGCCTCATTTTGTTACTTATGAGCTTGAAGAAACTCCATTTATGACTATTTTTGTGTGCTTAACTCAAATTAGAGAAAAAATGGATGCTGATTTGAGTTTTGACTTTGTTTGTAGAGCAGGAATTTGTGGAAGCTGTGCTATGATGATTAATGGTAAGCCAAAACTAGCTTGTAAAACTTTAACAAAAGACTATGAAGATGGTGTTATAGAGCTTATGCCATTACCTGCTTTTAGACATATAAAAGATTTAAGTGTAAATACAGGCGAGTGGTTTGATAGTATGTGCAAACGCGTTGAAAGCTGGGTACATAATGAAAAAGAAACAGATATTTCTAAACTTGAAGAGCGTATAGAGCCTGAAGTTGCAGATGAAACTTTTGAGCTTGATCGTTGTATAGAGTGTGGAATTTGTGTTGCTTCTTGTGCTACTAAGTTGATGAGACCTGATTTTATAGCAGCAACTGGACTTTTAAGAACAGCTAGATATCTACAAGATCCACACGA encodes:
- a CDS encoding fumarate reductase iron-sulfur subunit — encoded protein: MSRKLTIRAFKYNPLSKISKPHFVTYELEETPFMTIFVCLTQIREKMDADLSFDFVCRAGICGSCAMMINGKPKLACKTLTKDYEDGVIELMPLPAFRHIKDLSVNTGEWFDSMCKRVESWVHNEKETDISKLEERIEPEVADETFELDRCIECGICVASCATKLMRPDFIAATGLLRTARYLQDPHDHRTIEDFYELVGDDDGVFGCMSLLACEDNCPKELPLQSKIAYMRRQLVAQRNK